The following proteins are encoded in a genomic region of Phaeodactylum tricornutum CCAP 1055/1 chromosome 1, whole genome shotgun sequence:
- a CDS encoding predicted protein, translated as SSYPSTPSAIFENPGVFEKFGTDCLFFIFYYAQGTYQQYLAARELKKQSWRFHKKYMTWFQRHEEPKITTDEYEQGTYVYFDYETGWCTRIKTDFRFEYSFLEDTLQ; from the coding sequence TCGTCCTACCCATCGACGCCTTCAGCAATCTTTGAGAATCCTGGTGTATTTGAAAAGTTCGGGACAGATTGTCTTTTCTTTATCTTCTACTATGCTCAAGGAACATACCAGCAATATTTGGCAGCTCGTGAGTTGAAGAAACAAAGCTGGCGCTTCCACAAGAAGTACATGACTTGGTTTCAGCGGCATGAAGAACCCAAGATAACTACTGACGAGTACGAGCAAGGGACGTATGTATACTTTGATTACGAGACAGGCTGGTGCACTCGAATCAAGACAGACTTTCGTTTCGAATattcttttttggaagacacTCTACAGTAA
- a CDS encoding predicted protein produces the protein MGNLLGAPVTEKETHVGTTPEGIPYGVSSMQGWRVHMEDAHITQEELYAIESNVGSGAEVNEIPLDGHSLFAVFDGHGGTFAAMYSGRNFCRVLSRQPKFVDYANFSKEWAETETTTMNSEKSVEGEGDSGTTACVVVVTPEWIICANAGDSRSVFSRSGTKVVPLSYDHKPDDDEEQQRIRAAGGYVAGGRVEGDLAVSRGLGDYRFKRLDVVLAANSEVPSLEMKPGDQKVSPIPDIMVQDRDTLQDEFIIIACDGIWDVQTNYEAVKTVSQLFQEGESNVGLICEEVSVLFRRRLL, from the exons ATGGGCAACCTCTTAGGAGCCCCCGTGACGGAGAAAGAAACACATGTAGGTACTACTCCGGAAGGCATCCCCTACGGCGTCTCGTCGATGCAAGGATGGCGTGTACACATGGAAGACGCGCACATTACGCAAGAAGAGCTGTACGCGATTGAAAGCAACGTTGGTAGTGGCGCCGAGGTCAACGAAATTCCCCTAGATGGACATTCTCTGTTTGCCGTGTTTGACGGCCATGGCGGGACGTTTGCAGCGATGTATTCCGGACGCAACTTTTGTCGCGTACTTTCCAGACAACCTAAATTCGTAGACTACGCTAATTTCAGTAAGGAGTGGGCGGAAA CagagacaacaacaatgaatTCGGAGAAATCCGTCGAAGGAGAAGGAGATTCCGGTACGACCGCGTGTGTTGTCGTGGTGACGCCAGAATGGATTATCTGTGCTAACGCTGGTGATTCACGATCCGTCTTCTCGAGATCGGGCACTAAGGTTGTCCCCCTCTCGTACGATCACAAacccgacgacgatgaggaacAGCAGCGGATCCGGGCAGCGGGTGGGTACGTGGCGGGGGGTCGGGTAGAAGGCGATTTGGCTGTGTCTCGTGGTCTTGGCGACTATCGTTTCAAGCGACTGGATGTTGTATTGGCTGCGAATAGTGAGGTGCCTTCTTTGGAAATGAAACCTGGCGATCAAAAGGTATCGCCAATTCCTGATATCATGGTACAAGATCGTGATACATTGCAAGATGAATTCATCATTATAGCCTGTGATGGTATATGGGATGTGCAAACAAATTACGAGGCTGTGAAAACAGTATCGCAACTGTTCCAGGAGGGCGAGTCAAACGTTGGCTTGATTTGCGAAGAGGTCAGTGTTCTGTTCCGGCGTCGGCTTTTGTGA
- a CDS encoding predicted protein gives MDTADDSDHNRMRRTCARQKRRSISWRRRMPLGYASFMVIFSLFYLGGDAPATLVAANDDFYTDDYALNNGDGQQSSNADDGTSSYQKEKAQYENIDDDKFHWNQNIGFDGVSIMPLSCINYNNGHMIKFQLYDSNQSYQCHFAEISTFVVSVAHYMRAYFNYQALVDGQSFALPSDAAYLNCVQLESGNSASVLYGKIGCMERETYTSTKLQLHVYTDAQCSQPYDDGQSSRKHAAKGFIVGNNIISSKISFRPPFYSCLTCSPDQVSESFNKQTENWYDDDYIADNSQKRDQEGDNGSSTAYEDKYYSNKDDVSGDGAAVDDDYYGGRLLTTSKEDLQSYRDTFWNEYERIVEKRSLYDNYDVGEWNMCQRIYKYGVWCDEECRSLDFFRTDEWSTSDIALLAIMCTFLTGMMVLIVAKRLKAQHKARIYGDFEPMPGLPPFAMAVIFLVTITAVVILAKFKFVNETLVFAVATCILLFIYMLKLTLFESRRPVILATPRHEIFGNPLDDHLMT, from the exons ATGGATACAGCGGATGACTCTGACCACAATAGGATGCGCAGAACATGCGCTCGGCAAAAACGGCGTTCCATAAGCTGGAGGAGGCGAATGCCTTTGGGGTATGCTTCCTTTATGGTGATATTCTCGCTCTTTTACCTCGGAGGCGACGCACCTGCTACCTTGGTTGCGGCTAATGACGATTTTTACACGGATGACTATGCCCTAAACAATGGTGACGGCCAACAATCCTCGAACGC TGATGATGGAACAAGCAGCtatcaaaaagaaaaggcgCAATACGAGAACATCGACGATGACAAATTCCACTGGAATCAGAATATTGGGTTCGATGGAGTGTCTATCATGCCGCTCTCCTGCATAAATTA CAACAATGGACACATGATCAAGTTTCAATTGTACGATTCTAATCAAAGCTATCAATGTCATTTCGCCGAAATATCAACTTTTGTCGTTTCGGTCGCTCATTATATGAGAGCATATTTTAACTACCAGGCTCTTGTTGACGGTCAAAGCTTTGCGCTGCCCAGTGACGCTGCTTACCTCAACTGTGTCCAGCTCGAATCTGGAAACTCTGCTAGCGTCCTATATGGGAAAATTGGGTGTATGGAGAGAGAAACTTACACTTCGACAAAGCTACAGTTGCATGTATACACAGACGCTCAATGCTCTCAGCCCTACGATGACGGGCAGTCTTCTCGCAAGCACGCTGCAAAGGGATTTATTGTCGGAAACAATATAATTTCGTCGAAAATTTCTTTCCGCCCTCCGTTCTACTCTTGTTTGACCTGTTCACCTGATCAGGTCTCGGAGAGTTTCAACAAGCAAACCGAAAATTGGTACGACGATGACTACATTGCGGATAACAGCCAAAAACGTGATCAAGAAGGGGACAATGGATCCAGTACCGCCTACGAAGATAAGTACTACAGCAACAAGGATGATGTATCGGGTGATGGTGCAGCTGTCGATGACGACTACTACGGTGGCCGGCTGTTGACGACATCGAAAGAAGACTTGCAG TCATACCGCGATACGTTTTGGAACGAATACGAACGTATCGTCGAAAAGCGCTCGCTGTATGACAACTACGACGTTGGCGAATGGAATATGTGTCAGCGAATTTATAAATACGGAGTATGGTGCGATGAAGAATGCCGATCCCTTGACTTTTTTCGTACCGACGAATGGTCGACTTCAGATATTGCTCTCCTCGCAATCATGTGCACTTTCTTGACGGGAATGATGGTCTTAATTGTCGCCAAGCGATTGAAGGCTCAACACAAGGCACGAATATACGGTGACTTTGAACCCATGCCAGGTCTTCCTCCTTTCGCTATGGCCGTCATCTTTCTGGTAACGATAACCGCCGTTGTgattttggcaaagtttAAGTTTGTCAACGAGACGCTGGTCTTTGCGGTTGCGACATGCATTCTGCTATTCATTTACATGTTGAAGTTGACACTGTTTGAAAGCCGCCGGCCAGTCATTCTCGCGACGCCGCGGCACGAGATCTTTGGCAATCCTTTGGATGACCATTTAATGACATAG